AACCTGCTAGTTATTGGAATTGAAACACAACATGGCTCAATAAAACTGTTAGTGAAGAAAATTCTCTATCACAGAGTCTGTCTCAGGAACCTGATCTCTGTCTTATCATTGTcttaaagaggaaaatgaacagaaagaaCTTGTGAGTCTAAACAGATTCTGCTCAACAGATGGTTATGGTGGGTCCATGCTTCACTTGAATTTCAGTCTTTAAATGACTGGACACAGTCCATTTCATTGTGTGGAGATAGAGTCGAGTGTCTATTTCCACAGAAAGCTACCTGTGTAAGTTTAGTGCGGAATTTCTATGGGAAGGTGTGAAAACCTTTTACTGTTTACATGATgaggaaaaactggaaaatatcCAAGAAGAGGGATTGTTTCCGTGtatgtggaaaaaacaaactgaaatctgTTCCAGGGAAGCAGAGactccacacccacacaggtcATGACAAAGTTATACAATGGAATTCACCACACATGTAGTCAATAAAATTCAGTAAAACCAACTGACATTCATCTTTCTTTCAACAGTGacactgctaaaaaaaaaaacacagaatctCAGCTGTGAACATTTCACTCATCGTCCCCCTGTGATAAACCCATTGTTTCTTGGATGAGTTCCTTACAGCAGGAGAAGATATGCCTCAGATacactgagaaataaataaCCCACCATTTCATTATGTTGAAGATTTGGATAGGTttagaaaaaaagttgtctGGATTAAAATAACTACTTCATTAAAGTTAGAGGATCTCCTtcgtcatggttacagtaataaacaggtGGTTAAGAGGATAAGGCGACAGAGGATTCAGGTCCAGACAGGATTCAGAGAAACTTATCTATGCTCTCACTTCCAGAATGTTAGATCACTGAATGTTCTTTTCTCGTGTCTCCCAAAAACTCTACTTTTGACCTGCTCTCTGTAGAGGAAGGATCCACACAGCAAACAGCCGAATGGGCAAGGATGGATGTATAAATAGAAGAACTGCAACAGCCACAGTGTTGAAAGGTTTAACTGCAACAGGTATTGTTATACACTACAGTCAAACAGCACGTGTTATATCAAAGTATCAAGCAGTAAATCCCAACTTTTCTGCTTTAAACAACACGTCATTTCTTCACTTTCATCTCTTAAATGTCTGATGATAATGTGCTCATCAACACAATATGGTTCAATAAAACTGTTACCAGTTACTGAGGAAAATTTCTATGTTACAGAGGTTTCTCTGTCTCAGGGACAGGAATAATAGGACTAACTTGTCTCTGAAATACAAAAGAGGGCATTAGTGAAGACAACTGAAGATAAAGTTTCAATGATTGATGGTTGATTCTAATCAACAGATAAAGACGTGCTTCACTTACactctttcattttcactcttcATACGAAAGGTCCATTTCATTCTGTGGAACCACAGGTATCATTTTCCAAAGAACAGTTACCAGGTTGTGTGTGGGATTTCTGTGTGAACGTGTGGAAAACTTTGCTGTTTACACACATGAAGAAAAATGGGCAAATCTCCAAGAGGAAGGATTGTTACTGTGTATTTGGAACAAACAAACTCTGTTCCAGTGAAGCAGTATCTCCACACCCTGAAAGTCATGAGAAAGTTATACAGTGGAATTCACCAGGCTTAtaaatgaaagtaaataaaactcAGTTAAACCACCTGACATTCATCTATAACATCTTGAAATCgtagaggagagggaggaggggtcaTTTAACAGTATATAAGGAGCAGTGTGTAACACACAGAGCATCAGACTGGAAGCTCCAGTAAGAAGTCAAGAAGATACACAACTCAGCTGATCTACACACCTTCACCAGGTGAGGAAACACTGggctgacagagaggagagagagagaactcaATCTGTCTTTTTTAAAGCAGACAGTGTCACTTTATTTAACTCTGACCATTTTATATAGTTTTTATACTgaacatttttgtgtctttacatTTTAGACGAGAAATATTTCATATCAAAAGGttgagtcagtcagtctgtctctgtcttgtctttgactttcctctgtttgtcagtttgaGAGAGGACACCTATACGACCTCTGGCAGTAGGATCAGGTTGGTGTtggtttgtctttttcctcaggTTGGAGACATGGCCTCAGATCAGATGGTGGTGGCTGCCCTGGGTCGACCTTTCGCATTAGGGATGCTGTATGACGCTCGGAATGATAAACTCAACACAGGTAAGATGTGACTTAGTGACTTGCTGGTACTGGGTCATTATAACGCAGGGTCATTATTAGAGATAGAcctgtttttttcagggccgatacagattattagtagtcaaagAGGccaataactgatatttggTTAAATTGAGTCAAAGATGGGCGGCCAGATACACTGTGAGGATTCTGGTCTTCTGGTCTGTTCCCCAGACTATGCAAGTAAAATGGGTCAAGTGTCTCAGTCCCTTTTGAGGTGCTATGTTGTCAGACAAGGGGGAATTTTGTCTCCAGTTTTGTCATCTTTATATTGACGATTTGTCAAAGCAATTGAAAGCCTGTAATACTGGGTGCTGATGATTAATAATGCCAAAATTTCCTGACTATAATGGTCTGATAATAATCATAGTCTTTGTAATAAGGTAAAAAATCTTAGGCATTTTATTCAAGAACAAATCACAGATAATGAAGATTTTTATAAGCAGTGCCACATTACATATGATAGATATCTGTGTTCAGAGGATACTGTACACCACTCTAGACTGCAGACCTGTGGTCAAActacagaaaaagagagacttAAAGTTGCTTATAATGTTGCAATCACGAGAATATTACTTGTAGTGCAGTGAAATGTTTGTGGCAGCAAAAGTCAATACATTACAAATCATTCTAAGAAATCAAGTTTAACAATTATTTAATTGTGAACAGTTGAAGTGTACTTGCAGCTTGTTGTAGACTTACTCTGCCCACAAATGggcaaaaatatgaaatgttaaaGGACAAATCTTATTGAAACTTACTAACACACTGATTGCTCTCTTTTTTCTATAGCTTTCACATTGTGGGATAAAATAACTCTTCAAGAATACAGTGAAAAGCGCCCTCAGCAGAGCAGTGCATATGAAATCACTACATCAGACTCTGTGGAATCCAAGTCTTTTCTGCTGGATATTAACTCCTCTCTCAAAGCCAGTTTCCTGTGTGGACTGGTTGAAGTTGGAGGATCTGCCAGTTACCTGAATGATAAGAAGAAATaccacagacagagcagagtgacCTTTCAGTACAAAGCTACCTCCATGTATGAACAGCTGACAATGACTGATCTTAAAGCCAAGAATTTACAACTACAAGAAGTTATTGAGAAATGCTCTGAAACACATGTAGTCACCGGCATCCTCTATGGGGCCCatgctttctttgtgtttgacagtgagaaGTTGGATTCTAACAGCGTTCAGGACATCCAGGGCGGAATGGAGGCTGTGATAAAGAAGATCCCCTCCTTTAGTCTTGAGGCGAAAGCTGATGTCAAGCTGAGTGATGAAGAAAAAGCCATGACTAAGACATTCTCCTGCAAGTTCTACGGAGACTTCATTCTTGAAAGCAATCCTGCAACATTTGAAGATGCAGTGAAGACCTACCAACGACTTCCAAAGCTGCtgggagaaaagggagagaattCTGTTCCTGTCAAAGTCTGGCTGACGCCGCTGAAGGATTTGGTTCCCACAGCTCTTGATCTGAAGGGAGACATCTGTGTTGGCCTACTGAGGAAAGCTGTAAATGCTCTGGAAGGTATGAGGGAAATAGAAATGAGATGCAATGATTCTCTGGAAGAAAAAATGGTGGAGAAATTTCCACTGCTGAAGAAAAAGTTGAGTCGTTTCCAACACCTTTGTAACGACTACACCAAGAAACTCCAACAGACCATGGAGGAGAAACTTCCCTCCATTCGTGCAGGTGAAGAAGACGAATCTTTAGTGGAAAAGCTCATTGACGAGTAGGAGAAGTCACCATTCAGTCAAGAAAACTTAAGCCAGTGGCTGAataatgaagagagagagatcaacaTCATCAGGTCCTGTGTAGAGTTGATGGAGGGAATAAAAATCGTCTCAGATCAGTCAGAGCTGGACAGAGAGGTTCTCGATCTCGATGTGAAGGATGCGCTGTGCTTTGTTTTCACCTCTCTGAAAACTACTGACCCCTACCTGGACCAGATGAAACACTACCTGTGTTCACATGAATCACAAAGTGGCAGGTGTGTCGCTCCACCAACAAAAGACCAGTGGTACTTCTCAGAAGAAGTGTTGACCAACACAAGAGAGAAAGCCAGAGCTTTCTATGATCTCGCCAAAGCCCTGAAGAACAGCCCTAAATTCTGTTTCCTAGTAGCTGCCATACCAAAGGAGAAATATAAAGGAGCAACAATCTACCACTACAGGGACGGCAAGCTGGTCACTGAGGACTTTTCAAAGCCTCCAGTCCCTCATGCGGAGAATGTAACAGACAGGAGAGATTTACTGTGGTGTAAGTCagtttttgtgcatttgtttccACTTGTTTCCACTAAAATATATCAAACTGTATAAACTGCTGTGGAATGGGGTCATCAAACTCTCCAACAGTCAAAGGTTTCATTAGAAACATATTGCTGAGGcttcatatttttataataattaatCACTGTAGCTCATACACCACAACCAAACAAAGTCACTTGCCTTGAGGTGTGTTAAAGACAAGACAGCAGATttgtatataaaaatatcaaatatatatatatataatttactGCATAATGATAAGCTGGTACAAAATTATGAAGGACTAAATGTGAACATTGAAATCATTTCATGCAGTTGTATGCAGTTATAAACTGGAGTAGATAGTGAGGAAATAACTGTTAACAGATAATGTCTTGTTCTCTCCTTCAGACGCCTGTGATCTCAACCTGGACCTAGACACTGCAAACAGCTACCTCATTCTGTCTGAGGGAAACAAGACGGCGACATATGGATCATGGCAGAGCTATCCTGATCGCCCACAGAGGTTTGATGAGTATAATCAGGTTTTGTGCAGAGAGGGGCTCACTGGGCAGCATTATTGGGAGGTTGAGTGGAGTGACTGTAGTAATTATGGGGTTGGTGTAGCTCTTGCATACAGAGGAATCAAAAGGAAAGCTGAATCTGGGTTTGGATATAATCACCTATCTTGGTATTTTGGCATGAAGGGGAGCAACTTTCGCATATGGCATAATAGTGACTCGGAGACCAAACCTCTTCCCTCTACTCAATGCAGTCGTGTTGGAGTGTTTCTAGATTACCCTGCTGGTTATGTGAGCTTTTTCAACGTCTCTCATAACACACTGAGtcacctccacaccttcaagTCCACATTCACTGAGCCTCTTTACCCAGGGCTCTACAGTTGTAGCGGATCCTCTGCTGCCCTGTGTGTGGGTCTGTAAGAAGAGTCACTCTGCACAGTCCGAGACTGTAGTTCACTCAGTTTTAGACTTTTACCAAATGTGGCACATCAACAGTACAACAACCCACATTCTCACAGTTTTAAACACTTAATCcatcaatatgtttttattctcGTAAATTTAAACATACTTTGCcacattttgcattttcaagaaaatgtaattacatttgaACAGTTTAAACTATTTTGCGTCTCTATTAATTATCTGTGACTTCCACACATTTTTTTAGTTTAAGTGCAaagcctgtttgttttcagaaacaAGCAGTGCAATCTGAGACATCATCATCTTTGAAATTATGTTTCCTGTGGTCATTCATGTGGAGAGGTGTTTttgttccctctgttttagctctgtttttggtctccaccacctcctggaGGAAATATCTGATTCTTTAGCagcaaaaaatctgaaaacaactgcataaaaaacactaagaaaaactttcataaaTTTTTGTTTATTGGTTGTGAAcattaatttcttttctttgcatgTGACCTTTTTGTTCTGTCTAATAACTACATGgttttaaaatcattatatAACTGACTTACAGAGAATATTCTGTATAATCTGATTTCAGAACAGTTTGCTATATGATATATATGATGTGGTTTAACTGTTCCTGAGGGAAAATGGTCTCTTAAAGTTACTCTAATGTTTGATAATTAAGATACTTTTCTATCAATATAGCTATGGGTGATTACAGTGGATATTGGGATATTGTGCCATTTAATTAACATTAGAACCTTTGTGTTGTTTAGATGTTCATGGGAATCagtttattgtgaaaatttagTGCCAAGATCAAAAATATGGTGGAGGTGTTTTTGTTGCGGTAGAAAGCTCTGTAACTCAAgtgtcacactgtcatgtctgGCATTATTTTACCTTAGTCATCATGATAATTAAACCCTTCCttattttgtgatgttttttcttttatctattCACAAAATGACTCaacaaatattgtatttttttttttcaatcaatcaatcaaagtAAATGTACCACTCGGGAAACCTCTGCTGGTCCTGGTTCTTCTGGTATCATCTTTGTGAAGAGACTGAGTGAAGTCTACACAGACCCTGACCCAGAGTCCATGTCATCATTGTGGTGTTCAGTTGTTAGATGTtgctgatgtttagagctgaaCAGCTCTAACTTTGTAATGTTTGTACCATCTCTGTAACACTAACAGCTGTTGGACTTCATCAATAAAGCTGAATCCTGAGTTGACGACTGCGTGCTGCTTGGTCACTTCCTGACCAGTTAAACgctgaaaaatcaaaaacaacagcagagttttAAAGGACAGATTCACAGCTTTTTCATGTCTTATACTGACATGTCCATAGGTACATGGAAATGTCTTCACTGGTTCAGTGATGGGGGACAAAATCTAACTGTTAGGTCCAGGTCAAGCAATAATTCAATCAATAATCTACCTTTCAactcaattcaattttatttatatagcgccatatcacaactacagtcatctcaaggcacttttcatatagagcaggtctagaccgtactctttaaaataggtatttacagagagagacccaactaatccaccatgagcaagcaccatgagacagtggcaaggaaaaacttccttttaagaggcagaaacctcgagcagaactggactcagggtgaacggccatctgcctcgaccggttgggttaagaaggagaggggggggtagagaatagcatagcataacacaggttccatataaaatgtaaggtgaggccaataatacagcagtagtaatgatagtagtgataattaaagtattaactgctaacatagcaatacaactaatagcagtgtaagtaatttctaattctagcagcaggtgttgagtggagttgtaggagcagcaggagacttgtcatcacagatcagactctacagctccagaggcagaaatacctgcagaaagagacagaagaggagagagagacagaagagcacaatactacaggaaaggggagatactgagttagtaacatgtaacatgggatatgaatccatactgatggagagagagagagagagagagagagagagagagagagagaagctcagtgcatcatgggagatctcccggcagtctaggcctatagcagcataactaagggatggttcaagcctgagccaaccctaactataagctttatcaaagaggaaggttttaagcctactcttaaaggtacagagggtgtctgtctcccggaccgaaactgggagaaggttccacagtagaggagcctgataactgaaggctctgcctctcattctactcttagaaactctgggaaccaccagtaaaccagcattctgggagcgcagagtcctggtgggattgtaggggactatgagatctttaaggtaagatggagcctgaccattaagggctttgtacaTGAGGAGGACaattttaaatatacatattctggatttgactgcgatccaatgtagagaggctaacacaggagaaatatggtctcttttcctagttcctgtcagtaatcgtgctgcagtattttgaatcagctgcagagtctttagagacttgttggggcagcctgataataatgaattacagtagtccagcctagaagtaacaaatgcatggaccagtttttctgcatctttttgagacagaaaatgtctgattttggtgatattacgcaggtgaaagaaggcagtcctagaagtttgttttatatgtgagttaaaggacatatcctgatcaaagatgactcccagattctttacagtggagctgggagccagggcaatgccgtctaatggaactacatcattagaaagtttgtttctgatgtgttcaggaccaattataatgatttcagttttatctgagttcagtagtaaaaagttgttgtcatccaagttttaatgtccctaagacaagcttggagtttggctagatgattggtttcatcaggttccattgacagataaagctgtgtatcatctgcataacaatggaaatttattgagtgttttctgataatattgcccaagggaagcatatacagagtgaagaggattggtccaagcactgacccttgtggaactccatgtctaacttttgtgtgtatggaggagtagttgttaacatgtacaaactgaagcctatcagatagataggacttagaccagtttagtgcagttcttttaatgccaataaagtgctccagtctctgtaaaaggatgtgatggtcaatcgtatcaaaagcagcactgagatctaacaagacaaggacagaaacaagtccgttgtctgatgcaatcAGGAGGTCgcttttacaagtgctgtctctgtgctgtgatacagcctaaatcctgactgaaaatcctcaaataaactattatcctgtagaaagtcgcacaactgttttgcaacagctttctctaggattttggaaagaaagaggaggttagatattggtctgtaattggctaatacatctggatctagagtgggcttttttagaagaggtttgattacagctgttttatatgactgtggcacataacctgttaccaaggacagatttaacatatctaatacaggactgcaaattaagggcagagcttccttaagcagcctagttgggatggggtctaggagacaagttgaaggtttagatgctgagataattgatgtgagctgggggaggtcgatgggagaaaaggagtcaaggttaggttttgcagctgactctattgatcctgtgttatgacataaatctgtactgattgaaggcaggatgtgattaattttatctctaatggtagagattttatcattaaagaagttcataaaatcattgctgctgagggttatagggatgcgtggatctatagagctgtgactctctgtcagcctggctacagtgctgaagagaaacctggggttgttcttattatcctctattaatgatgagtaaaaggcgcctcttgcattacagagggcctttttatatcttttgacactatcctgccaggctaagtgggattcttccagtttggtggaacaccacactctttcaagcctacgtgctgtttgtttcagtgtacgggtttgggagttgaaccatggagcttgcctctttctctttattgttttcatttttaggggggcgatggaatctaaagtggtatGTAATGAgcctgcaacactgtctacaagatgatcaagctgggagggagtagcttctgctaaattaagatgaggcactggacctaagttagtgggaatcatttccttaaatttaactactgcattattggaaatatttctagtcaagatgttttttgctgataatacataatccagcaatatgaactcgaaagtgattaagaagtggtctgatagaacgggattctgtgggaagactgttacatgttcaatgtcaagaccataagctaaaacaaggtcgagagtgtgactgaaacagtgagtgggtttatttacacactgagagaagccaatacagtctagtaaagaggaaaaaccagagctaaggctgtcattgttgacatcaacatgaatattgaagtcgcctacaataataactttatctgttttaagaaccaaactcgacaggaactctgaaaatggaccagagtatggaccaggaggacggtacactacaacaaatagaactggctttaatgttttccactttgggtgggacagactaaggACAAGGCTCTCAAATGAATAATTAACTTAATGAATAATtaagtttaggtttagggttaattagtaaGCTGgaattgaaaatggctgcgactccacctccacggccggTGTCTCAGGGAATGTGAGTATCAATAAGACTGGGGGGggtggattcattcaggctaacatactcatcctgacacagccaggtttcagtcagacagaatagatcaagatggtgatctgatatcagatcattaactagtacagctttggatgagagagatctgatattgagtaatccgcatttaattattttattttgctgaacatttgaggtggatgtgttAATTTTTATGAGATTGTTGTGACCAACTCCTAACACCTTCTGAAGTGTCAGACTTTTTAGTATGaactttcttcttttcttttcctaaaagaaaaaaaatgtaatataacattattttaaacacaACAGCATAGAGCCTGCTCTACAGTACACTCTGGgagtgtcctgtggtgtctggtcctgtgggttgcaggatGGGGCCTCCGTGGATCTGGTTTACTGTCAGACATAtaaatggaaacatttcagccatcagctttattgttattattagtaCAATGTTAGGAACCTCTGTCAGATCAGTTGTTGTTAGTCCTACAGTTAGTTTTTGTTCAGCAGAAGCCTCTAAATGTAGCATTATCATGTCCATACATCAAACTGACCACATGAATATGTTGCTGAAGAACTTTCAGTTTGTTGCTTGAAGacttttcctctgactgttctgGCCTCGACCTgagtcttcagtctgttgggAGAAGCAGAAATGTGATCAGTCTCCTGTTCCTCTCAGCTCCCACTCTCAatta
This genomic stretch from Lates calcarifer isolate ASB-BC8 unplaced genomic scaffold, TLL_Latcal_v3 _unitig_1815_quiver_853, whole genome shotgun sequence harbors:
- the LOC108890810 gene encoding LOW QUALITY PROTEIN: neoverrucotoxin subunit alpha-like (The sequence of the model RefSeq protein was modified relative to this genomic sequence to represent the inferred CDS: substituted 1 base at 1 genomic stop codon), whose product is MASDQMVVAALGRPFALGMLYDARNDKLNTAFTLWDKITLQEYSEKRPQQSSAYEITTSDSVESKSFLLDINSSLKASFLCGLVEVGGSASYLNDKKKYHRQSRVTFQYKATSMYEQLTMTDLKAKNLQLQEVIEKCSETHVVTGILYGAHAFFVFDSEKLDSNSVQDIQGGMEAVIKKIPSFSLEAKADVKLSDEEKAMTKTFSCKFYGDFILESNPATFEDAVKTYQRLPKLLGEKGENSVPVKVWLTPLKDLVPTALDLKGDICVGLLRKAVNALEGMREIEMRCNDSLEEKMVEKFPLLKKKLSRFQHLCNDYTKKLQQTMEEKLPSIRAGEEDESLVEKLIDEXEKSPFSQENLSQWLNNEEREINIIRSCVELMEGIKIVSDQSELDREVLDLDVKDALCFVFTSLKTTDPYLDQMKHYLCSHESQSGRCVAPPTKDQWYFSEEVLTNTREKARAFYDLAKALKNSPKFCFLVAAIPKEKYKGATIYHYRDGKLVTEDFSKPPVPHAENVTDRRDLLWYACDLNLDLDTANSYLILSEGNKTATYGSWQSYPDRPQRFDEYNQVLCREGLTGQHYWEVEWSDCSNYGVGVALAYRGIKRKAESGFGYNHLSWYFGMKGSNFRIWHNSDSETKPLPSTQCSRVGVFLDYPAGYVSFFNVSHNTLSHLHTFKSTFTEPLYPGLYSCSGSSAALCVGL